In a single window of the Paenibacillus sp. MMS20-IR301 genome:
- a CDS encoding LPXTG cell wall anchor domain-containing protein, whose translation MVTIIDEEMPLGSVPAVATLPKTGESSPFPYYLAGVMLAGLGIFLGRKSRSGKRK comes from the coding sequence ATGGTGACCATCATTGATGAAGAGATGCCCCTAGGCAGTGTCCCGGCCGTAGCAACTTTACCGAAGACCGGTGAATCAAGTCCATTCCCTTATTATTTGGCAGGAGTAATGCTTGCGGGATTAGGGATATTCCTCGGTAGAAAATCAAGATCAGGGAAACGTAAATAA
- a CDS encoding ASCH domain-containing protein codes for MKCLTIRQPWATLIALGEKQIETRSWRTAYRGELAIHAGIQVDKEICRSEPYLSVLARHGYTADNLPAGKILATGRLADCCEVTSDLAMQGWPGGNEYVFGDYAEGRFAWKLEEISLLAEPVSAKGRLGFWEFPGI; via the coding sequence ATGAAATGTCTGACGATCCGCCAGCCGTGGGCAACCTTAATCGCGCTCGGAGAAAAGCAAATCGAAACCCGTTCCTGGCGTACCGCCTACAGAGGGGAGCTGGCTATCCACGCAGGAATACAGGTGGATAAGGAGATATGCAGGAGTGAGCCGTATCTGTCCGTCCTTGCCCGGCACGGCTATACGGCGGACAACCTGCCGGCAGGAAAGATCCTTGCCACCGGCCGTCTGGCGGATTGCTGCGAGGTTACATCCGATTTGGCCATGCAGGGCTGGCCCGGCGGGAACGAGTATGTATTTGGTGATTATGCGGAAGGGCGGTTTGCCTGGAAGCTTGAAGAGATAAGTCTGCTGGCTGAGCCGGTTTCCGCCAAGGGGCGGCTGGGGTTCTGGGAGTTTCCCGGAATTTAA
- a CDS encoding glycosyltransferase family 4 protein: protein METLNRIRCKALAAKGIECHLLYTHNGEGRHNIRNVPTHIISSDHDIRNLLEREQFDLIVVCTDIYLAERIRKFGYRGLLVFEIQGLGVIEEARQIIEDFKERICRYADALLYPETPHLQKLLQEKITCIPHFCFDDPVDARDFGYTAYPVKDYPVIGWVGRLQVNKNWREFLQIGLQLMKHNSELYLWVFQDDTLYDPAEKVDFERFVAENNMSPRLIMYSNIPHEQMADYFSIIGDSGGLLCSTSILEGFGYAVAEAMLCRCPVLTTDSDGIRRLVIDGRTGRIYQRGQVEQAVGTALALMRKDGRREYMRRNGQEHVEMNLSPDLYANRLLGMYSSLCKGYPMK from the coding sequence ATGGAGACTTTAAACCGGATCCGCTGCAAGGCACTGGCCGCAAAAGGGATTGAATGCCATCTGCTCTACACCCATAACGGGGAGGGGAGGCATAATATCCGCAATGTGCCTACGCATATTATCAGCAGTGATCACGACATCCGGAATTTGCTGGAGCGGGAGCAGTTTGATCTGATCGTTGTTTGTACGGACATCTATCTTGCTGAGCGGATCCGGAAATTCGGGTACCGGGGGCTCCTTGTCTTCGAGATCCAGGGACTGGGCGTAATTGAAGAGGCCAGGCAGATTATCGAGGACTTCAAGGAACGGATCTGCAGATATGCGGATGCGCTGCTGTACCCGGAGACGCCCCATTTGCAAAAGCTGCTCCAGGAAAAGATAACCTGTATTCCCCACTTTTGTTTCGATGATCCGGTGGATGCACGGGACTTCGGCTATACTGCGTACCCGGTGAAGGATTATCCGGTTATCGGCTGGGTAGGGCGTCTGCAGGTCAATAAAAACTGGCGGGAGTTTCTGCAAATCGGCCTGCAGCTGATGAAGCATAATTCGGAGCTGTACTTATGGGTTTTTCAGGATGATACACTGTATGATCCGGCAGAAAAAGTTGATTTCGAACGGTTTGTGGCCGAGAATAATATGAGCCCGCGCCTGATTATGTATTCAAATATTCCGCATGAGCAGATGGCGGATTATTTCAGCATTATTGGTGATTCGGGAGGGCTGCTGTGTTCAACCTCCATCCTTGAAGGCTTTGGTTATGCTGTAGCTGAAGCGATGTTATGCCGCTGCCCTGTGCTGACTACAGATTCCGATGGTATACGCCGGCTTGTGATCGACGGCCGCACCGGGAGGATCTATCAGCGGGGACAGGTGGAGCAGGCTGTGGGAACGGCGCTGGCGTTAATGCGTAAGGATGGCAGAAGAGAATACATGCGGAGGAATGGGCAGGAGCATGTCGAAATGAATCTGTCACCGGATCTGTACGCAAATCGGCTGCTCGGCATGTACAGCAGCTTGTGTAAGGGGTATCCCATGAAATAA
- a CDS encoding glycosyltransferase family A protein has product MDTGVVMPVYTQRPDFLHQALESVLQQSLKEFHLIIVIDGDPDMLPLVRLYTAGDPRVSVISHSSNKGVAHALNTGFNLLFTDERIKYLTWVSSDNVYNPRFLELLRAALAKGREELGLVYSSFQSIDNNGKQLNDEHQLAALRQYQSQPKEKLLDSSIIGVSFMYKAGIARLVGDYGMQPVEDYDYWLRMTEYCDIRYIPVELMNYRVNSSFSVSAQLLTTEHHRRWRYMYHLTRLQARNRRNIHPVLTVLYPVEAAGDYVLAESFYEQTFSNYIFRVLDLSLSSRPSIELAAIAHPTTDFSWMPGAAVQHALYRSLEHIGTPFTMILGPEQFKGYLDVQYMLDNLILTGDAAISNYYTDDHTQIGYRHKSTPSVKDNLYNELFRTDALKELLGSSI; this is encoded by the coding sequence ATGGATACAGGGGTAGTGATGCCTGTCTACACGCAAAGGCCGGATTTTCTGCATCAGGCCCTTGAATCAGTTCTTCAGCAATCACTTAAGGAATTTCATCTGATCATTGTTATTGATGGCGATCCGGACATGCTTCCGCTGGTCAGATTGTATACTGCCGGTGATCCCCGGGTATCCGTTATCTCTCATTCCAGCAATAAAGGTGTGGCGCATGCCTTGAACACCGGGTTTAATCTTCTCTTTACGGATGAGCGGATAAAATACTTAACGTGGGTGTCGAGTGACAATGTGTATAATCCCCGGTTTCTGGAGCTTCTGAGGGCAGCGTTAGCTAAAGGGCGGGAGGAGCTGGGGCTCGTGTACAGTTCTTTTCAGAGTATAGACAATAACGGGAAGCAGCTGAATGATGAACATCAGTTAGCGGCGCTCCGCCAATATCAGTCACAGCCCAAGGAGAAGCTGCTGGACTCCTCCATTATTGGGGTCTCCTTCATGTATAAAGCCGGGATTGCCCGGCTCGTCGGGGATTACGGCATGCAGCCGGTAGAGGACTATGATTATTGGCTGCGGATGACCGAGTATTGCGATATCCGGTATATTCCCGTGGAATTGATGAATTACCGGGTGAATTCATCTTTTAGTGTATCGGCACAGCTGCTTACCACCGAGCATCACCGCAGATGGCGGTATATGTATCATCTGACCCGGCTTCAGGCACGCAACCGCAGAAATATCCATCCCGTCCTTACTGTTCTGTATCCTGTGGAAGCGGCGGGGGATTATGTGTTGGCGGAGAGTTTTTATGAGCAGACATTCAGCAATTACATTTTCAGAGTGCTTGACCTGTCGCTTAGTTCCCGGCCTTCCATCGAACTCGCCGCTATTGCTCATCCGACTACGGATTTCAGCTGGATGCCTGGTGCTGCCGTGCAGCATGCGCTTTACAGAAGTCTCGAGCATATCGGTACGCCCTTTACCATGATCCTCGGACCGGAGCAGTTTAAGGGTTATCTGGATGTTCAATATATGCTGGACAATTTAATCCTGACCGGGGATGCGGCTATTTCCAACTATTATACAGATGACCACACGCAGATCGGTTACCGCCATAAAAGTACGCCCTCTGTCAAAGACAACCTGTACAATGAGCTTTTCCGGACGGACGCGCTGAAGGAGCTGTTGGGCAGCTCTATCTAA
- a CDS encoding sialidase family protein — protein sequence MTNFNFQVTTGLLPKFEPSIAVNLLIPGIMVAVAVDFTTGVPMTGLYRSLDGGANWSNSMLPLPPGFTGAEAPVVAYGFPSTFVVTAHVFPGASDGTTVIYKSTDNGATFSPPVIVNSGYGVYINNDETNVTIDVGQSSPYLGNTYVTYNHQFNVANGGNSTAFFSRSRDGGTTWDQPIVLSSISDQVERPDVAFDLVGTVYGAWVTVNTPSRFFVRISLDGGTTFAPQRLVSEVTPVPTVLPVPGYAFRVLTFANVSTDRSSGPFSGRAYAVWQDFRQGYSDILMSFSDNTGTSWSSPVSITGAPAGSQNFFPAIDVDPLLGVVNIIYYSNQVNGFLLDVYVARSINGGQSFTNTRITNTSFDPNAGSVTPVTVIGDYIDISSVPPGGYIGIWMDTSTGAQNIVAGYSDTVIT from the coding sequence ATGACTAATTTCAACTTCCAGGTCACCACCGGCTTGCTTCCGAAATTCGAACCATCGATCGCTGTAAACCTGCTTATTCCCGGAATTATGGTTGCAGTCGCTGTAGATTTCACTACTGGTGTACCAATGACCGGACTGTACCGTTCACTGGACGGAGGTGCCAACTGGAGCAACTCCATGCTGCCTCTGCCTCCGGGCTTCACCGGAGCCGAAGCGCCGGTAGTTGCTTATGGCTTCCCCAGCACCTTTGTAGTGACCGCCCATGTCTTTCCCGGAGCGTCGGACGGAACTACCGTTATCTATAAGTCTACCGATAACGGCGCTACCTTCAGCCCGCCGGTCATTGTCAACAGCGGCTATGGCGTATACATCAATAATGATGAGACGAACGTAACAATTGATGTCGGACAATCCAGCCCCTACCTGGGTAACACGTATGTAACCTATAATCATCAGTTTAATGTGGCGAACGGCGGGAACTCCACCGCCTTCTTCAGCCGGTCCCGGGATGGCGGAACCACTTGGGATCAGCCTATCGTGCTGTCCAGCATCTCGGACCAGGTAGAGCGCCCTGATGTCGCCTTTGACTTGGTAGGTACCGTCTACGGTGCCTGGGTCACGGTAAATACCCCCTCACGCTTTTTTGTCAGAATCTCACTGGACGGAGGAACCACCTTCGCCCCCCAGCGGCTCGTGTCCGAGGTCACTCCGGTCCCGACAGTTCTTCCCGTACCCGGCTACGCCTTCCGCGTGCTGACCTTTGCAAATGTGTCAACCGACCGCTCCTCCGGCCCGTTTAGCGGCCGGGCTTATGCCGTCTGGCAGGATTTCAGGCAGGGATACTCCGACATCCTCATGTCCTTCTCGGATAACACGGGAACGAGTTGGTCCAGCCCGGTCAGCATTACCGGCGCACCGGCCGGTTCACAGAATTTCTTCCCTGCCATTGATGTTGACCCCCTGCTTGGCGTAGTGAACATTATCTATTACAGCAACCAGGTAAACGGCTTCCTGCTGGACGTTTATGTCGCCCGCTCCATTAACGGGGGTCAGAGCTTCACCAATACCAGAATCACCAATACCTCCTTCGATCCTAACGCCGGCAGCGTAACCCCGGTCACCGTAATAGGGGATTATATCGATATTTCATCGGTTCCCCCCGGCGGATATATCGGCATCTGGATGGATACCAGCACCGGCGCACAGAACATCGTAGCCGGTTACTCTGACACCGTGATTACCTGA